The following coding sequences lie in one Phalacrocorax aristotelis chromosome 2, bGulAri2.1, whole genome shotgun sequence genomic window:
- the TMEM106B gene encoding transmembrane protein 106B — MGKSLSHLPMHTCKEDGYDGGTVSDNMRNGLVHSESHNEDGRCGDVSQFPYVEFTGRDSVTCPTCQGTGRIPRGQENQLVALIPYSDQRLRPRRTKLYVTASVIVCLLLSGLAVFFLFPRSIDVEYIGVKSVYVTYEQSRRIIYLNITNTLNITNNNYYSVEVANITAQVQFSKTVIGKARLNNITNIGPLDMKQIDYMVPTVIQDEMSYMFDFCTLASIKVHNIVVMMQVTVTTSYFGHSEQISQERYQYVDCGGNTTYQLGQSEYLNVLQPPQ; from the exons ATGGGAAAATCACTTTCTCACCTGCCTATGCACACGTGCAAGGAAGATGGCTATGATGGAGGCACAGTGTCTGATAATATGAGGAACGGGTTAGTTCATTCAGAATCGCACAATGAAGATGGCAGATGTGGAGATGTATCACAGTTTCCCTATGTGGAATTTACAGGAAGAGACAGTGTCACCTGCCCGACTTGCCAGGGAACAGGACGAATTCCACGAG GGCAGGAAAATCAGCTGGTAGCATTAATTCCATACAGTGATCAGAGACTGAGGCCAAGAAGAAC aaAGCTCTACGTGACTGCTTCTGTAATTGTATGTTTACTGCTTTCTGGGCTGGCTGTATTCTTCTTGTTTCCTCGCTCAATCGACGTTGAATACATTGGTGTGAAGTCAGTGTATGTCACTTACGAACAGAGTAGGCGCATAATATATCTAAATATTACG aacacACTAAATATAACGAACAACAACTATTATTCTGTTGAAGTGGCAAATATCACAGCCCAAgttcagttttcaaaaacagTTATTGGCAAAGCACGGCTAAACAACATCACCAACATTGGTCCTCTGGATATGAAACAG ATTGACTACATGGTGCCCACAGTTATACAAGATGAAATGAGCTACATGTT tgaCTTTTGTACTTTAGCATCTATCAAAGTGCATAACATAGTAGTGATGATGCA agTGACGGTGACAACCTCTTACTTTGGCCACTCTGAGCAAATATCCCAGGAGAGATACCAGTACGTGGACTGTGGAGGAAACACAACCTACCAGCTGGGCCAGTCAGAATATTTAAATGTACTTCAGCCTCCACAATAA